From the genome of Ziziphus jujuba cultivar Dongzao chromosome 6, ASM3175591v1, one region includes:
- the LOC125418883 gene encoding receptor-like protein 30 — translation MLRLKKSLEFNENSNWAQRSDCYVWEGVTCNEGLVTGLDLRKNNSTGDLTNISTIFNLKYLQSLNLPYGFANIPSRLGELTNLRYLNFTDARFTGQVPKEISHLTKLSKLLTLDLSWEAFDQPLKMENPNLGFLVQNLSQLQELYLDGVNVLVTRNEFVQDPIILNAKSLRVKHVWLGIPSSLIALPALQYLLLSINHFVGKIPKHPNPSTSLLEIFDLSHNNLEGPILESIFEFGILKTLQLSFNKFNDTIRGHKFRGLGQLQTLDLSYNNLSFSFGTNDSMVTYPPMLFNYLSETQFLSLLNNGLTGDIPESICNEFTNLVVLDLSNNSLSGRIPACILQMSQQLWILNLQRNNFSNSIPDVVLVNCTLKTLHLNGNSIQGGVPKSLTNYTTLEILDLGNNNMTDNFPFFLMSISTMRVVVM, via the exons ATGCTCCGATTGAAGAAGAGCCTCGAATTCAACGAGAACTCCAATTGGGCTCAAAGGTCTGATTGCTATGTTTGGGAGGGTGTAACTTGCAATGAGGGTCTTGTCACTGGTCTTGACCTTCGCAAAAACAATAGTACTGGGGATCTAACTAATATCTCTACCATCTTTAATCTCAAATATCTCCAAAGCCTTAATTTGCCTTATGGTTTTGCCAATATCCCCTCAAGGCTTGGTGAGCTCAcaaatttaagatatttaaattttacagaTGCTAGGTTTACAGGCCAAGTCCCAAAAGAGATATCACATCTCACAAAGTTGTCAAAGTTGTTAACTCTGGATTTGTCCTGGGAAGCCTTCGATCAACCCCTGAAAATGGAAAACCCGAATCTAGGTTTCTTGGTTCAGAACCTCTCACAACTTCAAGAATTATATCTTGATGGTGTGAATGTTTTAGTTACTAGAAATGAGTTTGTCCAAGATCCTATCATCCTCAATGCCAAATCTCTGAGAGTTAAGCATGTTTGGCT AGGTATTCCCTCATCTTTGATTGCACTTCCGGCATTGCAATACTTGCTTCTTTCTATCAACCATTTTGTTGGTAAGATTCCTAAGCATCCAAATCCATCCACCTCATTGTTGGAGATCTTTGATCTTAGTCATAACAACCTAGAAGGACCTATTCTAGAATCCATCTTTGAATTCGGAATTCTTAAGACCCTTCAACTTTCTTTCAACAAGTTCAACGACACCATTCGAGGACATAAGTTTCGTGGTCTTGGCCAACTTCAAACTCTTGACCTTTCCTACAACAACTTGTCATTCAGCTTTGGCACTAATGATTCCATGGTGACATACCCTCCCATGCTTTTCAA TTACCTTTCCGAGACCCAGTTTTTATCCCTTTTGAACAATGGTCTTACCGGAGATATACCTGAATCCATATGCAATGAGTTTACAAACCTTGTAGTTCTTGATTTGTCCAACAACAGTTTAAGTGGCAGAATACCAGCATGCATTCTTCAAATGAGTCAACAGCTTTGGATTCTGAATCTACAAAGGAATAATTTCAGCAACTCAATTCCTGATGTAGTTCTGGTTAATTGTACATTGAAGACCCTACATCTCAATGGGAATTCAATACAGGGTGGGGTTCCTAAATCTCTAACTAATTATACTACATTAGAGATTTTAGATCTTGGGAATAATAACATGACTGataattttcctttcttcttgaTGAGCATATCCACCATGAGAGTCGTTGTTATGTGA
- the LOC107431234 gene encoding receptor-like protein 7, whose product MNIHVVSVAGQCLSDQQSLLLQLKNTLIFNTTESKILVKWNRSSDCCTWDGVTCEEGHVVGLKLSNESISSGIFENSTLFNLVHLKSLDFSLNEDLNSTIPSRILSLTNLSYLNLSRSGFVGEIPKEISRLTKMVTLDFSSLLFSNSLVCPNLTMLVQNLTHLEEIYFDGVDISAQRNEWGEALAFSLPNLRVLSLSQCQLSGPFAHSLSELQSLSVVRLDYNNLSAPVPSFFANFSNLTSLRLSECGLYGSFPKEIFRVPTLQTLDISSNKLLQVSFPEFPRNSALQSLVISITKFAGSLPTSIGNLQNLSTLDLSLCQFNGTLPNSMSKLTKLVDLDLSSNNLSGSIPSFSMSKNLTKINLSSNRLTGPVIPAQWEGLVNLVSINLGSNFLNGTIPSFLFAFPSLLSIDLSHNQFSGVLEFPNAPSSVLNTIDLSSNDLHGPIPMSIFKLKELSTLLLSYNRFNSTIQFDVFQDLSNLNALDLSYNNLSVITSTKNTNFSSFPNFIELGLASCKLEVFHNVLKNQIGLNALDLSNNQITGEIPNWIWEVGNGHILLLNLSHNHLVGLQEPYSLPRINILDLHSNQLRGNILNILPPFAFYIDLSSNYFTSSIPADIGENFGRTIFFSLSNNSLTGVIPKSICNGSALQVVDLSKNNISGRIPACMPAMSQTLGLNLGRNNLSGPIPNTFPSDCSLKTLDLNGNSLTGMIPKSLASCNALEILDIGNNQMFDSFPLLLKNVSTLQVLVMRSNKFFGQITCSESIGGWPVIQIFDVASNNFSGELPSECLIKWHKMVAAKDDAQQILNHLRFKFTAYTQAQYYQNSVTVSNKGLEMELVKILTAFASIDFSSNKFYGEIPKELGQLKSLLVLNLSNNVLSGQIPSSFGNLRELESLDLSRNNLTGTIPQTLSELNFLSFLNLSYNHLVGRIPSGNQIQTFTADRFEGNEGLCGPPLTENCTDGKSPETSKEDGESSSGGIEIEWNLVNVGVGYLVGLGSVIGPLVFWRRWRNCYFNGAEDIAFRILPLPLLRKWMQRAHLWRTCNTSTLFDLQHLSSLDLFLNNFSTTIPSRLGKLTKLSYLNLSNSGFVGQLPISISGLTSLITLDLSTHFFSPSLSLKLGNLNLSTLVENLTKLQGLYLDGVKISVTGNEWCQALSSSLPARQVLSLCNCYLSGPIDQSLGKLQTLSVLRLDKNNLSAQVPGFLANSSKLTALHLSSRGLNETFPKEIFQAPTLQTLDISNNEFLQGSLPEFHKKSALQHLVISNTSFSGELPTSIGNLSNLLTLELANCQFNGTLSDSLTKLTKLVHIDLSFNQFNGPIPYSLFSIPSLQEISLSHNNLSGQLREYDSSSVSKISTLKLASCKLKSFPYLKHQSRLVHLDLSDNQIDGDIPNWIWEVGNGSLLHLNLSHNQLVGIQEPYSIPNLTVLDLHSNKLHGTIPILPPYGINYIDFSSHFFASSIPVDIGHSLLATIFFSLSNNSLLGIIPESICNAGNLEVLDLSYNNLTGRIPTCVSAIMSKTLGVLNLRRNKFSSLIPDAFPVSCSLEILHLHKDMIEGEAPQSLANCTTLNGSIGCPNTINGTDWAMLQIVDLAHNNFDGELPGEWLTKWKTMMADEDGDQISKPSPLRLELLQFNPSLNYHVTLTATWKGREMDFEVEIWSTLLIFIDLSCNRFHGQIPQELGGLQPLVSLNMSNNALIGQIPSTLGNLRNLESLDLSRNT is encoded by the exons ATGAATATTCATGTTGTTTCTGTGGCTGGTCAGTGTCTTAGCGATCAACAATCTTTGTTGCTACAATTGAAAAACACCCTCATATTCAACACAACTGAATCAAAAATTTTGGTGAAATGGAATCGAAGTTCGGATTGCTGTACTTGGGACGGTGTAACATGCGAGGAAGGACATGTTGTTGGTCTCAAACTAAGCAACGAATCAATATCCAGTGGGATATTTGAGAATTCTACACTTTTCAACCTTGTTCATCTCAAGAGCTTGGATTTTTCTTTGAATGAAGATTTAAATTCTACCATACCATCAAGGATCCTCAGCCTCACAAATTTGAGTTACTTGAATCTGTCACGTTCTGGTTTTGTGGGCGAAATACCAAAAGAAATATCACGTTTGACAAAGATGGTCACTCTGGATTTCTCTTCTCTGTTATTTTCTAACAGCCTTGTGTGTCCAAACTTGACGATGCTGGTTCAGAACCTGACACACCTTgaagaaatatattttgatgGTGTGGATATATCGGCACAGAGGAACgaatggggagaggctttagcATTTTCATTGCCTAATCTACGAGTGTTAAGCTTGTCCCAGTGTCAACTTTCTGGCCCTTTCGCTCACTCGCTTTCCGAGCTTCAATCTTTGTCGGTGGTTCGATTGGATTATAACAATTTATCTGCTCCAGTTCCTAGTTTCTTTgccaatttctcaaatttgacttcCTTGCGTCTCAGTGAATGCGGGTTATATGGCTCATTTCCCAAAGAGATATTTCGGGTACCAACCCTGCAGACTCTTGATATCTCATCAAATAAATTACTTCAAGTTTCTTTTCCAGAATTTCCCCGAAATAGTGCTTTACAAAGTCTGGTAATTAGCATCACAAAATTCGCAGGGAGTTTACCTACATCTATTGGTAACCTTCAAAACCTGTCTACATTAGACCTTTCTCTCTGCCAATTTAATGGAACACTTCCAAATTCTATGTCAAAGCTCACAAAACTAGTTGATCTTGATTTATCATCTAACAACCTCAGTGGTTCGATCCCATCTTTTAGTATGTCTAAGAACTTAACCAAAATAAACCTCTCTTCAAATCGCTTAACCGGTCCAGTTATACCAGCTCAGTGGGAAGGCCTTGTGAACCTCGTCTCCATTAACTTAGGGTCAAACTTTCTCAATGGAACTATCCCTtcatttttgtttgcttttccATCACTGCTAAGTATCGACCTTTCACACAATCAATTTAGTGGAGTTCTTGAGTTTCCAAATGCACCTTCCTCAGTGTTGAATACCATTGATTTGAGTAGTAATGATCTACACGGTCCTATTCCGATGTCAATCTTTAAGCTCAAAGAGCTTAGCACCCTCTTACTCTCATACAACAGGTTCAACAGCACTATCCAGTTCGATGTCTTTCAGGACCTAAGCAATCTTAATGCTCTTGACCTTTCCTACAACAATTTATCAGTCATCACAAGTACTAAAAATACTAATTTCTCTTCTTTTCCTAACTTTATTGAATTAGGACTTGCTTCTTGCAAACTTGAAGTATTTCACAATGTTCTTAAAAACCAAATAGGGCTAAATGCTTTGGACCTTTCAAACAACCAAATTACAGGGGAGATACCAAATTGGATATGGGAAGTTGGGAATGGACATATTCTCCTTTTGAATCTTTCACATAATCATCTGGTAGGATTGCAAGAACCTTATTCTCTTCCTCGTATCAATATCCTTGACCTTCATTCTAATCAGCTTCGTGGAAACATCCTCAATATTCTACCACCATTTGCTTTCTACATAGATTTGTCTAGCAATTATTTCACATCTTCCATTCCAGCTGACATTGGTGAAAACTTTGGTAGGAccattttcttctctctctcaaaCAACAGTCTTACAGGAGTTATACCCAAATCGATTTGCAATGGAAGTGCCCTGCAAGTTGTTGATCTGTCCAAGAACAATATAAGTGGTAGAATACCAGCATGTATGCCTGCAATGAGTCAGACTCTTGGATTAAATCTCGGAAGGAACAACTTAAGCGGTCCAATTCCTAATACGTTTCCTTCTGACTGCAGTTTAAAGACCTTAGATCTCAATGGAAATTCACTCACTGGTATGATTCCAAAATCTCTGGCGAGTTGCAATGCATTGGAGATTTTAGACATTGGAAACAATCAAATGTTTGATAGCTTTCCATTGTTATTGAAAAATGTATCCACCTTGCAAGTACTTGTTATGCGGTCCAACAAATTTTTTGGGCAGATAACATGTTCAGAAAGCATTGGTGGTTGGCCGGTGATTCAAATTTTCGATGTGGCATCCAACAATTTTAGTGGTGAACTTCCCAGCGAATGCTTAATCAAATGGCACAAAATGGTGGCTGCTAAAGATGATGCACAACAAATTCTCAATCACCTAAGGTTTAAGTTCACTGCATATACTCAAGCCCAGTATTATCAAAATTCAGTGACAGTTTCCAACAAAGGTCTTGAAATGGAGCTGGTAAAAATACTTACCGCATTCGCTTCAATAGACTTCTCGAGCAACAAGTTTTATGGAGAGATACCAAAAGAACTGGGACAACTCAAATCTCTGCTTGTACTCAACTTATCCAACAATGTTCTCAGCGGCCAAATCCCATCATCTTTCGGCAACTTGCGGGAACTCGAATCACTAGATCTGTCAAGGAACAATTTGACTGGGACAATTCCCCAAACACTTTCAGAGCtgaattttctttcattcttgaacCTCTCATATAACCACTTGGTTGGGAGGATTCCGAGTGGAAATCAAATTCAAACATTCACAGCGGATCGTTTCGAAGGGAATGAAGGACTATGTGGGCCTCCTTTGACGGAAAATTGCACAGATGGGAAATCGCCGGAAACAAGTAAAGAAGACGGAGAGTCAAGCTCTGGTGGGATTGAGATTGAATGGAACCTTGTAAATGTTGGAGTTGGATATTTGGTTGGGCTTGGAAGTGTGATTGGGCCACTTGTGTTTTGGAGAAGATGGAGGAATTGTTATTTCAACGGCGCTGAGGATATTGCTTTTCGCATATTGCCTCTGCCACTTCTAAGGAAGTGGATG CAACGAGCACATCTTTGGAGGACTTGTAATACAAGTACTCTTTTCGATCTCCAACATCTCAGTAGCCTAGATTTGTTTCTGAACAACTTCAGCACCACTATTCCTTCAAGACTTGGTAAGCTGACCAAATTGAGTTATCTGAATTTATCAAATTCTGGCTTTGTGGGGCAACTCCCCATTAGCATATCAGGCTTAACAAGCTTGATCACTCTTGATTTGTCTACACATTTCTTCTCACCAAGTCTTTCATTGAAACTTGGGAACCTAAACTTGAGCACGCTGGTAGAAAACCTCACAAAGCTTCAAGGATTATATCTTGATGGAGTGAAAATATCAGTAACTGGGAATGAATGGTGTCAGGCCCTTTCTTCTTCTCTGCCTGCTCGGCAGGTGTTGAGCTTGTGTAACTGCTATCTTTCTGGTCCTATTGATCAATCTCTTGGAAAGCTTCAAACTTTGTCAGTGCTTCGACTGGACAAAAATAACTTGTCAGCTCAAGTTCCGGGATTTCTAGCGAATTCCTCAAAGTTGACTGCCTTGCATCTCAGTTCACGTGGATTGAACGAAACATTTCCCAAAGAGATCTTTCAGGCACCAACTTTGCAAACTCTTGACATATCAAACAATGAATTTCTGCAAGGTTCTTTACcagaatttcataaaaaaagtgCTCTTCAACATCTGGTGATTAGCAACACAAGTTTTTCAGGGGAGTTACCAACATCTATTGGTAACCTTTCAAACCTGCTTACTTTAGAGCTTGCCAATTGCCAATTTAATGGAACACTTTCAGATTCTTTAACAAAGCTCACCAAACTTGTTCATATTGATTTGTCATTTAACCAGTTCAATGGTCCAATCCCATATTCACTATTCTCAATTCCATCACTGCAAGAGATTTCTCTTTCTCACAACAACCTTAGTGGTCAACTCCGTGAATATGATTCCTCCTCTGTTTCCAAGATTAGCACATTAAAATTAGCTTCTTGCAAACTCAAATCATTTCCTTATCTCAAACACCAATCAAGGCTGGTCCATTTGGATTTGTCAGACAACCAGATCGATGGAGATATACCCAATTGGATTTGGGAAGTTGGGAATGGATCTCTTCTCCATCTAAATCTTTCACATAACCAGTTGGTAGGGATTCAAGAACCTTATTCTATTCCCAATCTCACTGTCCTTGACCTTCATTCTAATAAGCTCCATGGCACGATTCCCATTCTACCACCGTATGGTATCAATTATATAGATTTCTCTAGCCATTTCTTCGCTTCTTCCATTCCAGTTGATATTGGTCACTCCCTTCTGGCCACCATTTTCTTCTCCCTTTCAAACAATAGTCTTCTAGGCATCATACCCGAATCCATTTGTAACGCAGGTAACCTTGAAGTTCTTGATCTTTCCTATAACAATTTAACTGGAAGAATACCAACGTGTGTGTCTGCAATCATGAGTAAGACCCTTGGGGTATTGAATCTACGACGGAACAAGTTTAGCAGCCTGATTCCTGATGCATTTCCAGTTAGTTGTTCCTTAGAGATCCTACATCTCCACAAAGATATGATAGAAGGGGAAGCTCCACAATCTCTAGCCAACTGCACTACATTAAA TGGGAGCATTGGATGTCCCAATACCATTAATGGTACTGATTGGGCAATGCTTCAAATTGTTGACCTTGCTCACAACAATTTTGATGGTGAACTTCCAGGAGAATGGTTAACTAAGTGGAAGACAATGATGGCAGATGAAGATGGAGACCAAATATCAAAACCCAGTCCCCTCCGGTTAGAGCTTTTACAGTTCAATCCATCGCTGAATTATCATGTTACATTGACAGCCACCTGGAAAGGCAGGGAGATGGACTTTGAGGTTGAAATCTGGTCAACTCTATTAATCTTCATCGACCTATCATGCAACCGTTTTCATGGACAAATACCTCAGGAATTGGGAGGACTACAACCACTTGTTAGCCTGAACATGTCCAATAATGCTCTTATAGGCCAAATCCCATCAACTCTGGGCAACTTGCGAAACCTCGAGTCATTAGACCTTTCAAGGAACACCTAG